Proteins from one Amycolatopsis benzoatilytica AK 16/65 genomic window:
- a CDS encoding response regulator transcription factor gives MPRVLLIEDDQAVRDGLRLALTYQGHTVDAVETGEEGLARLAGDPADVVVLDLMLPGMDGFEVCRRIRASGDLPIIMLTARNDDIDVVAGLEAGADDYVVKPAQARVLEARIRAVLRRTAGENRGAGAPNGQPGPDQHGALSIDRAGLVVSKNGVPIGLAPTELRLLLELSASPGRVLSRQQLLESVWDQGYLGDSRLVDACVQRLRAKIEDDPAKPVYVQTLRGFGYRFGPL, from the coding sequence ATGCCCAGGGTACTGCTGATCGAAGACGACCAGGCCGTGCGCGACGGCCTGCGGCTGGCCCTGACCTACCAGGGCCACACCGTCGATGCCGTGGAGACCGGCGAGGAGGGCCTCGCCCGGCTGGCCGGCGACCCGGCCGACGTCGTGGTCCTGGACCTGATGCTGCCCGGCATGGACGGGTTCGAGGTGTGCCGGCGCATCCGCGCGTCCGGCGATCTGCCGATCATCATGCTCACCGCGCGCAACGACGACATCGACGTGGTGGCCGGGCTCGAGGCCGGGGCCGACGACTACGTGGTCAAACCCGCGCAGGCCCGGGTACTGGAGGCGCGCATCCGCGCGGTGCTGCGCCGCACTGCCGGCGAGAACCGCGGCGCCGGCGCGCCGAACGGGCAGCCTGGTCCAGACCAGCACGGCGCGCTCTCCATCGACCGGGCCGGACTGGTGGTCAGCAAGAACGGCGTGCCGATCGGGCTGGCGCCGACCGAGCTGCGGCTGCTGCTGGAGCTGTCCGCCTCGCCCGGCCGCGTGCTCAGCCGCCAGCAGCTGCTCGAATCCGTGTGGGACCAGGGATATCTCGGCGATTCCCGGCTGGTCGACGCGTGCGTGCAGCGGCTGCGCGCGAAGATCGAGGACGACCCTGCCAAACCGGTGTACGTCCAGACCCTGCGCGGTTTCGGCTACCGCTTCGGGCCGCTGTGA
- a CDS encoding sensor histidine kinase, whose translation MNWRFRSLRTRLVLAFALLSVITAAAVAGIGYVRARTGIVQRAQDSAANELTAQIKLLYPLPPQPLSASAVDALAERMSKGKHSALVISGTVAAGSPIGRAISPELREVVRSGKVAWQRVDGGGTTVLVLGSPLLISTGDRRNPTVPSGIEVYQVRDLTGEIEAVGQLSREAWFAGGAALALALVIAVAAAGSVLRPVAELQKAARRLGDGDLDARVEVRGGDELASVAKTFNSTAESLQQHVGELRRMEADARRFVADVSHELRTPLAAMTAVTDMLDAEAARLPDAAGEAVRLVSQETHNLTRLVNDLIEVTRFDSGTASLEVDDVDVAEAVRATLRVRGFEVGTDLPEGIRARVDPRRLDVIVANLVGNALRHGAPPVTVRLRGDAAGVTLEVADSGPGLSEEVLPHVFARFYKADTARSRSAGSGLGLAIAWENARLHHGELTAANRPEGGAVFTLRLPRGEQP comes from the coding sequence GTGAACTGGCGGTTCCGCAGTCTGCGCACCCGGCTCGTCCTGGCTTTCGCGCTGCTCAGCGTGATCACCGCGGCTGCGGTCGCCGGGATCGGCTACGTGCGCGCCCGCACCGGGATCGTCCAGCGCGCCCAGGACAGCGCCGCGAACGAGCTGACCGCGCAGATCAAGCTGCTGTACCCGTTGCCGCCGCAACCGCTGTCGGCGAGCGCCGTGGACGCGCTCGCGGAACGAATGAGCAAGGGCAAGCATTCGGCGCTGGTGATCAGCGGGACAGTGGCCGCGGGCAGCCCGATCGGCCGGGCGATCTCGCCCGAGCTGCGCGAGGTCGTGCGATCCGGAAAGGTCGCTTGGCAGCGCGTGGACGGGGGCGGCACCACCGTCCTGGTGCTCGGGTCGCCGTTGCTGATCTCGACCGGCGACCGGCGGAATCCGACAGTTCCGTCCGGCATCGAGGTTTACCAGGTGCGCGACCTGACCGGCGAAATCGAGGCGGTCGGCCAGCTGTCCCGGGAAGCGTGGTTCGCCGGCGGGGCGGCGCTCGCGCTCGCACTGGTGATCGCCGTCGCGGCGGCGGGGAGCGTGCTGCGGCCGGTCGCGGAGCTGCAGAAAGCGGCGCGGCGCCTCGGCGACGGCGATCTCGACGCCCGGGTCGAAGTCCGGGGCGGGGACGAGCTGGCCAGTGTCGCGAAAACGTTCAACTCCACCGCCGAATCGCTGCAGCAGCACGTCGGCGAACTGCGCAGGATGGAAGCCGACGCGCGCCGGTTCGTCGCCGACGTCTCGCATGAGCTGCGTACCCCGCTCGCCGCGATGACCGCGGTCACCGACATGCTCGACGCCGAAGCGGCCCGGCTGCCGGACGCGGCGGGCGAGGCGGTGCGCCTGGTCAGCCAGGAGACGCACAACCTGACCCGGCTGGTCAACGACCTGATCGAAGTGACCCGGTTCGACTCCGGTACCGCGTCGCTCGAAGTCGACGACGTCGACGTGGCCGAGGCGGTCCGCGCGACGCTGCGGGTGCGCGGCTTCGAGGTCGGCACCGACCTGCCGGAAGGCATCCGCGCGCGGGTCGATCCGCGTCGGCTGGACGTGATCGTGGCGAACCTGGTCGGGAACGCGCTGCGGCACGGCGCGCCGCCGGTCACCGTCCGGCTGCGCGGCGACGCGGCCGGCGTGACGCTGGAGGTCGCCGATTCCGGACCAGGTCTGTCGGAAGAGGTGCTGCCGCACGTGTTCGCCCGGTTCTACAAGGCCGACACGGCGCGGAGCCGGTCCGCAGGCAGCGGTCTCGGGCTGGCCATCGCGTGGGAAAACGCGCGGCTGCACCACGGGGAATTGACCGCGGCGAACCGGCCGGAAGGCGGCGCGGTGTTCACGCTGCGGCTGCCACGGGGAGAACAGCCATGA
- a CDS encoding D-alanyl-D-alanine carboxypeptidase family protein, protein MIELLRRPRVLAAVTRTLAVLLLPVAFLRSPSRCRYLACQWALGLRYPTEDLAGLAEPARAAFTAARTEAFWRHGQLIGLTSGHRDAADQYRLFSDEVHRTGSVTAARHRVLPPHESAHVRGTALDVRPTEGAAWLEEHGPSYRLYRRYDNEWWHFEYHADTVPMRLPDPDALRPRALSRLAG, encoded by the coding sequence ATGATCGAGTTGCTGCGCCGGCCGCGAGTCCTCGCTGCCGTCACCCGCACGCTGGCCGTGCTGTTGCTGCCCGTGGCCTTCCTGCGCTCGCCGTCGCGCTGCCGGTACCTGGCCTGCCAGTGGGCGCTCGGCCTGCGCTACCCGACGGAGGACCTGGCCGGCCTCGCCGAGCCGGCCCGTGCGGCCTTCACCGCAGCGCGCACCGAGGCGTTCTGGCGCCACGGCCAGCTCATCGGCCTCACCTCGGGCCACCGCGACGCGGCTGACCAGTACCGGCTGTTCTCCGACGAGGTGCACCGCACCGGCTCGGTGACCGCCGCCCGCCACCGGGTGCTGCCTCCGCACGAGTCGGCGCACGTCCGCGGGACGGCGCTGGACGTCCGGCCGACGGAAGGGGCAGCGTGGCTGGAAGAGCACGGCCCGTCGTACCGGCTGTACCGCCGCTACGACAACGAGTGGTGGCACTTCGAGTACCACGCCGACACGGTCCCGATGCGGCTGCCGGACCCGGACGCGCTCCGCCCGCGCGCCCTGAGCCGGCTCGCCGGGTGA